The proteins below are encoded in one region of Anguilla anguilla isolate fAngAng1 chromosome 3, fAngAng1.pri, whole genome shotgun sequence:
- the LOC118222195 gene encoding NF-kappa-B inhibitor zeta-like: protein MILDRCDVAVNRDCEIMTSPLNFHSFYCNSSPVHEPACFSENPQPWSPNSDSGTSWNSVASPTQTSSNPNNISGESCVGSARHTRYLGVRVKNPVKELILQKRCSHASLSPRNDNKQVFENFETRDHCPALTAALLGVKRAANHLAPDPVCPKRPAPLYSSLQHSPCSLAGGGSTMKGEGPDCETRLEIDDIIQQIRHCAPVSLTTVQVQGSLSQTAPPWPDLPPKVTNCTLPQPPQPLPPVGGVSFFQWQVEQEDERLAGLDPNQLAVRDEDGDTFLHVAVAQGRRALSYVLARKMASLGLLDLKEHNGQTALQVSMAANQHLIVQDLLSMGAQINTMDRWGRSPLHVCAEKGHAQTLQAVHKTLQSTIHQLNMEAVNYEGLTALHTAVLSHNAVLQELAVAPPHSAQTQALLQRRKALGECVSTLLLMGASYRTKDHKSGRTALHMAAEEANVELLRLFLDQPDSLAAVNAKAYSGNTALHLVSALQGRVTQVDAVKLLMRRGADPSIKNLENEQPAQLVPEGPAGDQVRRILKGRGGPARSSLF, encoded by the exons ATGATCCTTGACAGGTGTGATGTTGCCGTGAACCGGGACTGTGAAATTATGACCAGTCCCCTCAATTTCCATTCTTTCTACTGCAATTCTTCCCCGGTGCACGAGCCCGCGTGCTTCAGCGAGAATCCACAACCCTGGTCCCCGAATTCCGACTCTGGAACTTCTTGGAACAGTGTGGCAAGCCCGACTCAAACCAGCAGCAATCCGAACAACATCAGCG GTGAGTCTTGTGTGGGGAGCGCGAGGCACACGCGGTATTTGGGCGTGCGCGTGAAGAATCCGGTTAAGGAACTTATTTTACAGAAACGTTGTAGCCATGCGTCCTTGAGCCCCCGCAACGAcaacaaacag GTTTTCGAGAACTTTGAAACGCGTGATCATTGTCCAG CCCTGACTGCTGCTCTGCTTGGTGTAAAGCGGGCTGCTAACCACTTAGCCCCAGACCCTGTGTGCCCCAAGAGACCGGCCCCTCTGTACAGCAGCCTGCAG CACAGCCCTTGTTCACTGGCTGGTGGAGGCAGCACcatgaagggggaggggccagactGTGAAACCCGCCTGGAGATCGATGACATCATTCAGCAGATAAGGCACTGTGCCCCCGTTTCCCTAACAACGGTGCAGGTGCAGGGCTCCCTCTCGCAGACGGCGCCCCCGTGGCCCGACCTCCCACCCAAGGTCACGAACTGCACCCTCCCGCAGCCcccgcagcccctcccccccgtggGGGGCGTGTCCTTCTTCCAGTGGCAGGTGGAGCAGGAGGACGAGAGGCTGGCGGGACTCGACCCCAACCAGCTGGCGGTGCGGGACGAGGACGGGGACAC GTTCCTGCATGTTGCCGTGGCGCAGGGGCGACGGGCTCTGTCCTATGTGCTTGCCAGGAAGATGGCCTCCCTGGGTCTGCTGGACCTGAAGGAGCACAATGGCCAG ACTGCCCTGCAGGTGAGCATGGCGGCCAATCAGCACCTGATAGTGCAGGACCTGCTGAGCATGGGGGCGCAGATCAACACAATGGACCGCTGGGGGCGCTCTCCACTGCACGTGTGCGCCGAGAAGGGCCACGCCCAAACGCTGCAG gctGTCCACAAGACCCTGCAGAGCACCATACACCAACTCAACATGGAAGCCGTCAACTACGAGG GCCTTACAGCACTGCATACCGCAGTgctatcccacaatgccgtgTTGCAGGAGCTCGCTGTGGCCCCGCCCCATTCTGCTCAGACACAGGCCCTGTTGCAGAGGAGGAAAGCGCTGGGGGAGTGTGTGAGCACGCTCCTGCTCATGGGCGCCTCCTACAGGACCAAG GACCATAAAAGCGGTCGCACCGCGCTGCACATGGCTGCAGAGGAAGCTAACGTGGAGCTCTTACGTCTCTTCTTGGACCAGCCCGATTCGCTGGCCGCTGTGAACGCCAAG gcgtACAGCGGGAACACGGCCTTGCACCTGGTCAGCGCTCTGCAGGGGCGTGTCACGCAGGTGGACGCTGTGAAACTGCTCATGAGACGGGGGGCCGACCCCAGCATCAAGAACCTGGAGAACGAGCAGCCGGCACAGCTGGTGCCCGAGGGACCTGCCGGGGACCAG GTGCGGCGGATCCTGAAGGGAAGAGGAGGGCCGGCCCGCTCCAGCCTGTTTTAA